TCGGGAAATCACGAGTCGCACGCGATACACAAAATTAGCAAACTTCGATCCTGAGTGATCGAAACAATTCCAGAGAATGCCTGGTCCTGTCGTGGTGAAATGAAAACCCCCGTTTTCAATCTTACATCTTGCCTGAGCAGAGGTACCTTGCCCCCAGGCACTCGTAGCAGGATTGTTCAACGGATCAAAGAATGAAGGAGTTTCCCTGGTAATCGTATCGTATCTGCCAAGGAGGGTGGCGACGGCGGTAGCAGTGGCGTTGGGCGTGGGCGTGGCTGTTGGGCCGATGGTAGTCGAAGTGGAAGATGGTGTCGGTCCAGGGGTTGATGTGATCTGTGTCCCTGGCTGAGATTGCACAATAACATAGACCCCAACTCCTGCGCCCACGACGAGCAGCACTGCCAGCATGGCCGATAACAGGAGGGCCATACGCCGACGCTGCCCTCCTCCCTGCTGAGGGTGCGTGCCCGACGCGGACAATGCGCCTGGCAGCGTTGGAGCCTGAACAGGCCGAGGCGGTACATTGATCGTGCGCGGCGGGGTAAATGGCAGAGTCTCAGGGGCTGTGGGCCGCTGGACTCCAGGCGGCCATTGCCCTTGCAGCCCCAGTGCGAACGCCTGGGCGAAGGCTCCCGCGCTGGCGAAACGATCTTCGGGGCGCTTTGCCAGCGCCATGACTATCACAGCCTCGGCGGCTTCCGGCAGCTCTGGCCGGATGGTTCGCGGCGGCGGGGGCGGTTCCTGGGCATGCTTCTTGAACAATTCGTCAAAGGACTTCCTCTGAAAGGGAACGCGCCCCGTTACCAGTTCATAGACCACCACTCCCAGGCTATAGATGTCACTCGCCGAGGTCGCCTCTTCCCCACCGGCCTGCTCTGGCGACAGATACTCTAGCGTCCCCAGCACCTGGCCGGGCTGTGTCAGGTTGGTGCGCGATTGGCCCAGCAGGCGCGCGATGCTGAAATCAGCCAGATAGGGCTGGCCTTGCGCGTCAAGCAGAATATTGCCCGGCTTGATGTCCCGATGCACTACCCCCAGCCCGTGCGCGTAGTCCAGCGCGGAGGACACCTCGCTCAGATACCGAGCGACCTCATTCAAGGGGAGCGGCCCGCGCTGAGCGGTTAGTCTGGTCGCCAACGTCCCACCCGCCAGATAAGGCAGGACCATATAAAAAAATCCAGCCTCTTCGCCAAAGGCCAGCAGCGAAAGGATGCGCGGATGGCGCAGGCGTTGCAACGTCTCGGCCTCTCGGCGAAAGCGTTTCTCAAATTGCGCGCGGTCTGCCGCCGAGGCATTGAACGGGACAACGAGCAGCTTGATCGCCACCCGCTCCTGCGGCGCGGCAACAGACCGCCCAGAAAAAACCACGCCTGTCGCGCCAGCGCCAAGCTTGCCGTCCAGCCGGTAGCCACCAATGATACGGCCAACGAGATCTTCAGGATTGGAAAGCATCATGATCCCGTCTCTCTTTCTCGCAAGCAGATCGGGCGGAGCATCTTCCTGCCTGCGCATATCGTTCTGATGAAAGAACGCGTCTTCCCCACCTTTTTCGCAAGCACTTGCGCTCTTTTACCGACGAGGAGTCGCGTAAGCCAGGATGACAAACTGGCCTTGATCCTGTGAGCCAATGACGAGGCGATCTCCATGCTGGAGGCGATGCTGCTGGATGCGCGTTCCCTGGAGGGTGAGGCCATTCGTCGAACCCATATCCTGGATAATATAGCTGCCATCGCTGGCGCGATAGAGCAGAGCATGCTCCTTGGAGACTGGTAAGACAGGAACGACCAGGCCCCTGTCCGGCATGCGGCCTACCGTGATACTCCCTTCGCGCAGCGGGGCTACAAAGCGCCCGCCCGGCCAGTCCACTGTCAGGTGCGGCACAGGTTCAGGCGTTAGCAGCAGCGGGGCTTGCTCAGACCCCAGGTTGGTAACGCGCCACTGCGCATCAGCGCGCTCGAAACGCAAGACCATCCCCCCAATGACCAGTTGATCACCGGGATGTAAGTTTGTCTGGTCCTGCTGGCGTCCATTCACATAGAGCGGCCCCGTTTGAGGCAGGCGTATCACCTGCCAGGCACTCTCGTGCCAGGCAAGCCGCAGGTGACGCTTGGAGACGGTATCGTCTGGAACGACCAGATCATTGCCCTCCTCGCGCCCGATGGTCGTGCCCTCGGCCCGCACCTGCGCCCGCAGCGGTGGCGCACTCTGGGCAATCGAGAGGACGAGCAGCATCGGGAGATAGGCAGGAGGCAGCGGCGGGTGAATGATGGGTGAACCAATGGTCAATGTGGGTGGGTCTGCTCGCTGTGGCGGCAAATCAAAGAGTGTGCTGCTCTGCGTCCGCAGATAGAGGACAGGCGTGCCCCATTCCAGGCTGTTCGTCACCTGCATGCTGATCGCCTTGCGCGCTTCGGCAACCGCTCCGTCTACTGGCATCGCGGCGGCCAGGGCGCTGTAGAAGGTGCGCCCACATTGAATCGCAGCGTGGTCGGTGATGTCATATTGCATCGCCAGCACAGCCGGAACGCCGCGCCGCGCCAGTGTCGCCGCCGTGCTGGAAAACAGGTCGAGTTCACTGCCCTTCGCGCCTTCGCAAGCATTCAGCAGCGCCAGCCGCAGGCTCGTATGATCGGCCAGCAGGCGGCCCAATTCCGTCGCGTTGAGCAGATGCGTCTTGCCGTGTTCATCTGCCAGCGCCAGCACACCCTCATTGGTATCGGGATTAAACCCACCATGCCCAATGAAATGAAAGATATGCCAGGGGCCACCCCACATCGCTTTCTGTAGGTCTTGCCAGGTCTGTCCGCGCAGCCATTTTAACTCGACCAGCTTCACAGCCTCCAAGTCTTTCAACGCTTCGCGCATCCGGTCTTTTTCATGCTGGATATTCAGCGGCTCCAGATCGCTGGGGCTGGCAATCATCCCCAGAATACGCAGAGGCGGCTCGACCTTGAGAGGCTGGAGCACCTGGGGCAGATTCAGATAGCGCACCAGTGGAGTGTGGCGCGAGAGGCAGACATACTCTCCCTGGCGGGCATCGTAGAGGTACTCCCAGGGCACCACCGCCAGCTCTGGCGACTGAAGGTGCAGCCGCAGGCGCAGGCCAGTCTCCTGCTTCCTGGCAAACTGTTGGTGTTCTGCGTGCTGGCGGCTCACATCATAGCGGCTGCGTACCTCCTCGGTGATGAGCGCGTCAAACAGGCGCTGGCCGAAGTCCTGCACCGCGCTCATTTCTGGCGAGAGGGAGCGACGCGGCACGCCACCAGAACGCAAGAGGGCAATGCGCAAATCCTTGAGGCGGCTTTCCAGTGCTGGCCCATCAAAGGGAAAGCGCATGGTGATCTGCGCCTCGCCTGCGGGCGAGCGAACCGCTATCGGATAGCTGCCTGCATGGCCTGGCCCAACTTCGAGGTCAAAGTTCAGGTACTCCATCGGAGTCCTCCCCGTGTCGTCTCTTAACCCCAATTCTAGCTGCTCAGGCCGAGCCAGGCTCTAACAACTCGGCCAGCATAGATAGAAAACGTTGGATGTGTGCGCTATTATGGCATAGCTGTATGCCAGTTACAAGCTGCGGGAAGGGAGGGGTGAAAGAGACACAAAAAAAGGCGATGATCTACGACGGCCCCCGGCAGCCCACCAGAATACCGCCGCAAGATCACCCCTAAGATGATATACTCCGCTTAGTAACACAGAGATGGGGAAAGAAGAGGCAATGTCTATGCCGGGCCAATGGCCTTTCGAGAGCGTTTTGATTGTGAACCGGGGCGAAATCGCTGTGCGCATCATTCGCGCCTGCCGCGAGTTGGGGCTGAAGAGCGTGGCCGTCTATTCCGACGCAGACCGCGCCGCCCGCCATGTGCGCCTGGCCGACGCAGCCTATCATATCGGGCCAGCGCCCGCCCGCGAAAGCTATCTGAACATCCCCACACTGCTGGAAGTGGCGCGCCTATCGGGCGCGAAAGCCATCCATCCGGGGTACGGTTTTCTGGCGGAAAACGCCGCTTTTGCCGACGCCTGCGCCGAGGCCGGGCTGATCTTCGTTGGCCCAACGGGAGACGCCATGCGCGCCGTAGGCGAAAAAACCTCCGCCCGGCGCGTGGCTCAGAAAGTGGGCGTGCCTATCGTCCCCGGCGCGACGGCTGGCCTGGAAGACGCCAGAGAGGCGGCGCGGCTGGCCGAAACGCTGGGCTATCCCGTCATGCTCAAGGCAGCGGCGGGCGGCGGCGGCATGGGCCAGCGCGTCGTCCAGCGGCCCGAAGAGATCGAAGCCTCCCTGCGGGCGGCGCGCAGCGAGGCCGCCAGCGCCTTTGGCGACAGCGAAGTCTACATGGAAAAGGCTATCACGCCCGCCCGGCATATCGAGGTACAGATTATCGGCGACACACACGGCAGCGTCGTGCATCTAGGCGAGCGCGAATGCTCGGTGCAGCGCCGCCGCCAGAAGTTGATTGAGGAATCGCCCTCCGTTGCGCTGGGCGACGAACTACGGGCCAGTTTTGCCGAAGCGGCCATCAAAGTCGCCAGGGCGATTGGCTATACGAACGCAGGCACCTGCGAGTTCCTGCTCGGCCCTGATCGCCAGTTCTATTTTCTGGAGGTCAATACGCGCCTCCAGGTGGAGCATCCCGTCACCGAATGGCGCACCGGTCTTGATCTCGTCAAAGAGCAGCTTCGCGTCGCCGCCGGGCTGCCGCTCTCCTTCACCCAGGAGCAGGTGCGCTTCCGAGGCCACGCCATCGAATGCCGCATCACCGCTGAAAACCCCTACAACCGCTTTCTGCCGCGCGGCGGCACGATTGCCGCGTACCAGGAACCGGGCGGCCCAGGCGTGCGCGTGGACAGCGGAGCCTATGCCGGAATGGATGTACCGCTCTTCTATGATTCCCTGCTCGCCAAGCTGATTACCTGGGGCGAAGACCGCCTTGAGGCTATCGCCCGCCTGCGCCGCGCCCTGGAAGAATATACCATCGCGGGCGTCAGCACGACCATCCCATTTCACCAGTTTGCTATCGAGCATCCGCGTTTCCTGGCAGGCGATCTTTCTACCGGCTGGGTCGCCGAAACCTGGGGGGAATCGGGCGAAAAAGCCGCGCAAGATGTGCCAGAGACAGAAGGCGCGCTCAGCCCGCAAGCCGTCGCCGCGCTGGCCGCCGCGCTGGTGGACCAGGACGCGGGCGCAGCCGCGCGCCGCCGCATCCATCCGGCAGGCGCGCAAGACGGCGAGCGCAGCCGCTGGCGCGATGCTGGCCGCCGATCAGCCTTGCAGGGATGGTAGAGACACGGCAGCTACTGCATATACTCAGGAGGATACATGACACCAGCAGAAATCTTAGAAGAACTGAAGAGGCTCCCAGCTACAGAACGGCTGAGCATTATTGAAGAAGCGCTGCATCTTACCCGTGAAGAGATGCAACAAGGAGGCCCATTTCAACTTCAGCCTATCGGAATCGTCAAATCACCCATCAGCGAAGAGGTCGTTGAGAACTGGGGCGAAGTCGTCAGCGAAATCGTGCTAAATGAAGCGTTTGCTCCGGGCCTGCAAGGGCTGGAACAGTTCTCGCACGTCATGGTCATTTTTTATATGCACCAGGCGCACTTCGACCTTGCCCGCGATCTTGTCAGGCGTCCGCGTGGGCGCGACGACATGCCATCGCTGGGCATCTTTGCCCAGCGCCCCAAGCTGCACCCGAACCCCATCGGCATCACTGCCGTCCAATTCGTGGAAGTAACAGGCAATATACTCAAAGTCAAAGGGCTGGATGCCATCAATGACACACCTGTGCTGGACCTTAAGCCTTATTTCCCGATCTTTGATCGCGTGGACAACGCGCGCACGCCTGAATGGGTTGATAGACTCCTGCAAGGCTACTTTTAGCGCAAACCGAGAGGATAGGCCACTATGGGCATCCTGACCGAAGACATGCAGCGGGTGGTCAACGAGCAGCGGCTGGGCTATATCGCCACCGTCTGCCCCGATGGCACGCCCAACCTCTCGCCCAAGGGTACCACCACCGTCTGGGACGATGACCACCTGATCTTTGCCGACATCTGCTCGCCCAACACCGTCGCCAACCTGCGGCAGAATCCGGTGCTGGAAATCAACGTCGTTGATACCACGCTGCGCAAGGGCTACCGCTTCAAGGGTACAGCAACCATCCTGGCCGACGGGCCGCAATTTGACGAGATGGTGGCTTTTTATCGCCAGCGCGGCACAGCCAGCCCGATCCAGCATATCGTGCTGGTGAAGGTCGCGCGCGCCCTCCCCTTAATCTCGCCCGCGTATGACCTGGGCCAGAGCGAAGCAGAGGTCAGCAGTCACTGGGAACGCTATTGGGACGACCTGCGCCAGCGCCGCGCGGCCCACAAATAACAGGCGCACTTTGCTTGTAGCGCCGCCTTCCAGGCGGCCAGCGGTTCGCCGCAAGGGGCGGCGCGCTGCACGCGGCTGCGGGATCAGCCGCCATCCTGGCGCAGAAAATCCAGCAGCACTTGCTTGACCTCATCAGCAGCCTCCTGCTGCACCCAATGCCCGCAGTTCGGGATAGCATGAACCCGCAGGTTGCGTACATATCGCTCTGTACCCACCACCAGTTGCTTGCCCAGCGCAATATCTTCTTCGCCCCAGATCAGCAGCGTCGGCGCAGTAATGGGCAGGTTCGGCAGATAGATGCCCCAGCGAACTACCGCGCGATAATAGTTGATTGCCGCACGCAGCGCGCCCGGCTGGCTGAGCGCCTCGGCGTAGACGCGCAAATCATCATCGCTGATCGCGCTCTTGCGCACCGCGCTGCCGCGCATGCCGCGCTCCAGAAAGAGCGCGAGATTGCGGCCTAGCAGCGCCTCCGGCAGCCAGGGAAGTTGGAAGAAAAAGACATACCAGCTTTTGCGCAGTTGGCGAACGTGGCGCAGTTCCGCCTGCATTCTGGCCGGATGCGGCGCGTTGCAGATCACCAGCTTCTCAACGGCCTCTGGATATTCCATCGCAAAACGCCACGCGACGACACCGCCCCAATCGTGTCCAACGATGATGGCCTTTTGCTCGCCCAACGCTTGAATCAACCCCATCACATCAGAGGTCAGTATTGGAAGTTGGTAGTTCAGCACGCCCTCTGGCTTGTCGCTCAGATTATAGCCGCGCATATCGGGCGCAGCGGCGCGAAAGCCCGCTTCGGCCAGCGGATGCAGATACTGCCGCCAGGAATACCAGCACTCCGGGAAGCCATGCAGCAAGACCACCAATGGCCCGCGCTCGCCTTTTATCGCCGCGTGCAGTCGGATGCCATTGGTTGTGATAGTCGTTTCACGCCAGGATGGCGAGCGTGGCGCGGTTTGCTCTAACATCGTTCTAATTCCTCTTCCAGATCACTCCTGACTCTCCTGCCAAAACTATAGCAGCCAGATGAGCGCCCCAGCCACAACAAGAACCGCGTATGGCGCGTATAGAGAGGTGAGGCATGCGCTCAGCAGCGGCGCGAGCAGAGCGATATGGCCGAAGGAAGGTTGATAGGTATGAGCAAGCGCAGCCGACATCCTGACCCCGCCGACCCGACACAGTGGGTCGGCCAGCCCTATACGCCACACGACCCCTACTATTATCTAACAGGCCAGGGGCGACTACGCTCCCCCTGGAAAAGCCTGGGCTTCTATGGCGGCATGTTGTTGGTCGGCGGCGCGATTACCTGCGTGGCACTGATCGTCATTGGCCTGATCCAGACCAACGGTCCGGCATTCTGGGCGCTGCTGGCCTTGATCGGCGCCGCCATCATCGGCACGCTGGCCGGAGCCGCCAGCGCCAGACATAGACGCCAGTCCAGGGACCAGCAGAAGCGCCCCCGCCATCACAAGGCGCGCTAAGAGCTTGATTTCCCTGAACCGGGCTGCTTGATCTTCCTGAGCAGGGCTGCAAGAGTTCGTGCCGTTCGGTCTGCTGCATCCAGCCATCCGCGCCGTGGATTAGGGGCGGCTGCTGGCGAGCCGTCCCGCCCCTTTCACTCAAATATGATAGGATTAAGAAGGGAAAACAAGAAAGGAGCAGCAGATGGTAGAACATCCATTGATCGAGCGCGATCCAGAGATTCTCTCAGGAAAACCTGTTATCAAGGGAACACGTATGAGTGTAGAACTTATTCTTGAGCGGTTGGCTGGAGGTCACTCTGTCGAAGAGATGCTAGACGATTATCCCTTCCTTACCCGTGAAGAGATATATGCCGCCCTTGAGTACGCCGCTGAGGTAGTCCATGAAGCAACTCGAGACCAGCGTGTGGCCTCATGAGGTTTGCGGCTGATGTCAACGTCCCCAAGCCCCTTCTTAACCGTCTACAAGCGGCGGGACATGAGATCATCTCTATAATCGAGGTAGGCCGAAGATTCTCGGATCGCACTATCTTACGCACCGCCTTAGAGCAACAGGCGGTGGTACTTACCTTTGATAAAGACTTTCGCTATCACACTTTACAAGAAAAGCTGCCATCGTTGGGAGTGGTCTTAGTGCGCCTGGCACGCATGCGCGGTGAGGCGGAAACCGAGCGCGTCATGCAGGTGATCAGCGAATACAGCGAGCGATTCTGGGGCCATCTCATCATCATTTACCCTGACCGCGTAGAACAGTACCCACTCTGAGCGTTTCCATTCGCGGCGTTATAATAGAACACGTCTGGACTGATCTTCTCTGAAAAAGCAGCCCATCTCCTGTAACCCCAGCGCCGTATTATACTTCTGAAGGATGAATGCAGTATGCAGATAGATAGTCTCTCTATACGCGAAACACTGAGCCAGCCCGCCGGACGGCAGATCATCGTCAACGGCTGGGTGCGCACGCGCCGCCAATCCAAAGCCGTCTCGTTTGTCGAACTCAACGACGGCTCCAGCTTCAAGAATCTCCAGATCGTCATCGAGCAGGGCGCGCTGCCGCCAGAAACCGACGCGGCGTTGACGACGGGAAGCTGCATCCGCGCCACCGGCGATCTGGTCGCTTCGCCAGCGGCGGGTCAGCCGGTGGAACTGCGCGCCCGCGAGATTTTTATCTATGGCACAGCGGACCCCGCCAGCTTCCCGCTGCAAAAGAAGGGGCATTCGCTGGAGTTTCTGCGCGAGATCGCTCACCTGCGACCTCGCACCAACACCTTTGGCGCGGTCTTTCGCGTGCGCAATGCGCTGGCCTTTGCTATCCACCGCTTCTTTCAGGAACGCGGCTTCCTCTATATTCAAGCGCCGGTCATCACTGCCTCCGACGCCGAGGGCGCGGGAGCGATGTTTGGCGTGACCACCCTCGACCTGCTGAACCTGCCGCGCGACTCAGACGGCAAGCCCGACTATACGCAAGACTTCTTCGGCAGCCCCACCTACCTGACCGTCAGCGGCCAGCTTGAAGCCGAGATTATGGCCCTGGCCTTCAGCCAGGTCTACACCTTCGCCCCCACCTTCCGCGCCGAAGACTCCAACACGCCGCGCCATGCCGCCGAGTTCTGGATGATCGAGCCGGAGATGGCCTTCTATGATCTGGACGATAATCGGCGGCTGGCCGAAGACTTCATCAAATACCAGATTCGCTCCATCATGGAGCAATGCCCTGACGACCTGGCCTTCTTCAATCAGCGCATCGAGCCAGGGCTGCTTGACGCGCTGACGCATGTGCTGGAGACGCCTTTCGAGCATATCTCCTATACCGAAGCCGTCAAGCTGCTGGAACAGTCGGGCGAAAGCTTCCAATATCCCGCGCAGTGGGGCATGGACCTGCAAACCGAACACGAACGCTATCTGACCGAGCAAACCTTCAAGAAGCCCATCGTCGTCACCGACTACCCGAAACAGATCAAAGCCTTTTATATGCGCGAGAACGACGACGGCCAGACTGTGCGCGCTATGGACGTGCTGGTTCCGCGCATCGGCGAGATTATCGGCGGCAGCCAGCGTGAAGAACGCTACGATGTGCTGCTGCGCCGCATCCGCGAGATGAAGCTCAATGAAGAGAACTACTGGTGGTATTTAGAATTACGGAAGTTCGGCGCCGCGCCGCATTCCGGCTTTGGGCTGGGCTTCGAGCGCATGCTGATGTTTGTCACCGGCATGAAAAACATCCGCGATGTCATTCCCTTTCCGCGTACACCAGGCAACGCCGCCTTTTAAGAACAGAAAAATCAGTAAGGAGCGAACACCCATGTGTTACGACGACAACGCCCGTCCACCCCTGCCACCGGGAGAAGCTGGCCCCGCGCATGGTGAGGAGATCGTCCTCACCGCCGCCGACGGCAATCGCTTTGCCGCCTATGTAGGCCATCCCGCCAAACCATCTCACGCGCAGATCATCATCTATCCCGATGTGCGCGGGCTGCACCAGTTCTATAAAGAACTGGCTTTGCGCTTTGCCGAGGTCGGCATCACCGCCATTGCCATTGATTATTTTGGCCGCACCGCTGGCCTGACCTCCCGCGATGACTCGTTCGAGTTTATGCCGCATGTGCAGCAAATGAAGATCGAGTCATTCACCCAGGATGTCAAAGCCGCGCAGGATGTGCTGCGCCAGCACAACCAGGCGGGCAAGGCTACCTTTACCGTTGGCTTCTGCATGGGCGGTACCCTCTCATTCACCACTGGCATGGACAAAGCGTTGGGCTTTGCCGGGGTGATTGGCTTTTATGCTGGCATGAGCAGAGACTTCGGCGGCAAAGGCACCATTCTGGACCGCGCCGGGGAAGTCACCTACCCCGCGCTGGGCCTCTTTGGCGGAGCCGACCAGGGCATCCCGGTCAGCAACGTCGAGGAGTTTGACAAGCGACTGGACGCGACAGGCTTCGAACACACCATCATCATCTACCCGAACGCACCGCACAGCTTCTTTGATCGCCGCTCTGCCGACTATGCCAGCGAATCAGCCGACGCCTGGCAGCAGATATTGACGTTCATCGGCGCGCACACGCCACAATAGCATGGTATCGCCAGGGCGGAGGGCATAGCGCCCTCCGCCCTGCCTCTTTCTCCTTGCGCGCCTGTCGCTTATGCGATGTCGCGGGCCGAACGACGCTTCGTCGTCGCATCCCAGGAGATAATACGCCTGGGAGTCAGGCGGATCAATTCCGGGCTGAAGTGGGGTAAAATCGCTTGCCCACCTTCGGTCAGCGCCTCCGCATGCCCGCGAATCTCAATACCACGCGGCTGCCAGGGGGGCAAGACATCATCAACCACAAACGCGGCGAGGCCATTACGCGCCACATTGCGAAACTTCTGAGTCTCGCTGATATTCAGCCCGCCAATGTCAATGGTATCCAACTCCTCATTATAGCGGAACCCCACCGGCGCGATCTGAGGGGCGCCACGCGCATTCACAGTGGCAAGCCTGCCCAGACGCTGCGTCTTCAAATACTCCAGTTCCGCTTCCAGAAACTTACTCATATGGCGCCTCTTCATTCTCTGTGCTTAGATGGACGTACCTATCATGGTTTTTCTGAAGAGCAGGCGCTTTTTCTGCTCCTCTCATAGAGAAACATAGCATGTTGTCGGGAAAGCGCATCGCCCAAAACGCCAGAGCAGCCCCTAGCCTTTTGGGTAGCAGCCTCTCCCCGATTGCGCTCATCGAGATTGCAGCGATCCTTAGATACGACGCCACAGCATGCCATCCCCTGGATCGCTGTGGGCCGCATGTTAAAGCAGTTCAGGGGGCTGTGTCTTGTCTGGTTGTGCGGTATAATAGGCGCTACAATAGCTGCTGACCAGCGCACGCGATGAGGGTAGCCCAAGCCCATCGTTGCTGTTCATCGCTGGTTATCACAGGTGGGTTCTCCCGCTGCTCCGTTGTGCCAGGAGGGTATATCCCATGCAGTCCTCAGTATCGTTCAACCATGCTTCACCACCAACCGCGAGGATAGCGCCAGAAGACACCCGGCAACCGGAACAGGGGAGGCGGGTCTGGAGGCTTCCCATCCTCTTTCTCGTGCTGGTAGCCTTGGTGGCGCTCGTGCTGGCGCTTACATCGCCAGATGTTCGGCGCACTATCAGCGGACTTACCCGGCTCCTCAGCATCCTTTTTTGCCTGGGTTGCACCCTCTGGCTGGCCGCGCGCACCCCGCGCGGGCGCACGAAATGGGCCTGGATATTCCTCGCCCTTGGGCAAGTGAGTTACGCGGCTGGGAATATCATCATGGTTCTCTCGTTCCAAAACGCCTCGCCCGCCTCAGCCTCCCTGGCCGACGTTTTCTTATTACAGCTTGCCCCTTTTACATTGGTTGGCGTTCTTCTCTTCCCCCTGCTGCGCATTTCGGCAGCGAAGCAGGTCCGAGTTATTCTCGATGTGGGCATTGTACTGGGGGCGCTCTTTGGGCTGGCGCTGGTCTTCTTGATTGCCCCACGCTACCACAGCGGCGCTGCTGTTGGCGTTGTGTTTATCGGCTATCCGGTTGTAGATTTCACGCTGCTGCTGGTCTTGATTGTCCTGCTGGCGCGCGGGGTCCAGAGCAGCTATCGGCCTGTACTCTTCTGGCTGATGGGCGGCTTCCTCTGTCTGATGTCTGCCGATACCGCCTACAATTATCTCTCCCTGCCTGATTTGCATGTTGGTCCCGCCTATGCGCCTGGGACATTCTTTGTAGACCCTTTCTGGGTCGCCGGTGTCCTTGCCTTGAGCCTGGCGCCGCTCTCGCTGCTGCGCAGCCGTCAGCCGCGTCCCCAGTGGGCCTGGGGAGAGGGGCTGACCACGCGAACACCCCGGCTTCGGGCGAGTTCCGCGCCGAGCCAGTTGTTCTTGCTCGTCGCCCCGGTCCTGCTCTTATTTGGACTCCTGATCGCAATTCAGGCCCGGCCAGACCGACAGGGCGCTGTCGTCCCACTGCTCATCCTCACCGGACTGGTAGTGCTGCTCATCATTACCCGGCAGTTACTGACGACGCGCGACCTCCTCAATGCGCTCAGCGCCAATGAACGGGCGGCGCAGCTTGATTCGTTAAAAGATCAATTTATCACCAGTGTCAATCATGAACTGCGCACTCCGCTGATGACTATGCAGGGCTATATTGAACTGCTGGCCGATCCAGAAGCGCAGGCGACACCAGCCAAGCGGCTGGATATGCTGGAACGAGCGCAAGGGGCGTGCGCAAATCTGGTACATCTGGTGAAAAGTATCCTCGATACTCGCCGCATCGAAGAGGAAGCTGGCGACTATACACCCGAAGCGGTGAATGTCCGAGAAGTGGCTCAGGCGGCCCTCACACTTGTTGACCCGCTTGAGGCTGATCGTACCGGGCGGCATGTGCAACTCTACATTCCCGCAGACCTTGCTGTTTGGGGCGACCCTGTTCGGGTGCAGCAGATCATCACCAATTTGATCTCAAATGCAATCAAGTATTCCTCACCAGAGACGCCGATCATCATCGGAGCGCGGCTCATCCCCGATAAAAGCGCGCGCTTCCTCAGCCGGGTAAGCGCCAGCCGAGCGCCTGGGCAGATGGTGGAAATCGCGGTGCAGGACCAGGGCCTGGGCATCCCTCCAGAGCAGCGAGAACTGCTTTTTAGACGCTTTGTACGCCTGCCCCGCGACATCGCCAGCAGCGTGCATGGCAACGGTTTAGGACTCTATCTCTGTCGGGTATTCGCTCAAGCGATGGGCGGGACAGTCGGAGTCGTAAGTACCGGGATACCGGGAGAAGGCTCGATCTTCTTTCTGCGCCTGCCTGCCCAGACAGAAGAGGGACCTGCCACACTACCGGAGGCCGGGGCCGTAAGCATGCAGGGCCAGCCAGAGTAAAAAAGCGTCTGCCCTTGACACACCCGACAGGCCAACTCTAGAATGTGTTCGTATCGAAAGACAGAGCAGAGTACAGAACACAAGAGGCCAGAATGCTGCTGGATGTGTTACTTGGGGCGCTGGCTGGAATACTGGTTGCATCGTTTAGCTGGCTTTTGTTGATCCGGCGCGCGTTTGGCG
This window of the Ktedonobacterales bacterium genome carries:
- a CDS encoding pyridoxamine 5'-phosphate oxidase family protein yields the protein MGILTEDMQRVVNEQRLGYIATVCPDGTPNLSPKGTTTVWDDDHLIFADICSPNTVANLRQNPVLEINVVDTTLRKGYRFKGTATILADGPQFDEMVAFYRQRGTASPIQHIVLVKVARALPLISPAYDLGQSEAEVSSHWERYWDDLRQRRAAHK
- a CDS encoding alpha/beta hydrolase: MLEQTAPRSPSWRETTITTNGIRLHAAIKGERGPLVVLLHGFPECWYSWRQYLHPLAEAGFRAAAPDMRGYNLSDKPEGVLNYQLPILTSDVMGLIQALGEQKAIIVGHDWGGVVAWRFAMEYPEAVEKLVICNAPHPARMQAELRHVRQLRKSWYVFFFQLPWLPEALLGRNLALFLERGMRGSAVRKSAISDDDLRVYAEALSQPGALRAAINYYRAVVRWGIYLPNLPITAPTLLIWGEEDIALGKQLVVGTERYVRNLRVHAIPNCGHWVQQEAADEVKQVLLDFLRQDGG
- a CDS encoding DUF433 domain-containing protein, whose protein sequence is MVEHPLIERDPEILSGKPVIKGTRMSVELILERLAGGHSVEEMLDDYPFLTREEIYAALEYAAEVVHEATRDQRVAS
- a CDS encoding DUF5615 family PIN-like protein; translation: MRFAADVNVPKPLLNRLQAAGHEIISIIEVGRRFSDRTILRTALEQQAVVLTFDKDFRYHTLQEKLPSLGVVLVRLARMRGEAETERVMQVISEYSERFWGHLIIIYPDRVEQYPL
- the asnS gene encoding asparagine--tRNA ligase, translated to MQIDSLSIRETLSQPAGRQIIVNGWVRTRRQSKAVSFVELNDGSSFKNLQIVIEQGALPPETDAALTTGSCIRATGDLVASPAAGQPVELRAREIFIYGTADPASFPLQKKGHSLEFLREIAHLRPRTNTFGAVFRVRNALAFAIHRFFQERGFLYIQAPVITASDAEGAGAMFGVTTLDLLNLPRDSDGKPDYTQDFFGSPTYLTVSGQLEAEIMALAFSQVYTFAPTFRAEDSNTPRHAAEFWMIEPEMAFYDLDDNRRLAEDFIKYQIRSIMEQCPDDLAFFNQRIEPGLLDALTHVLETPFEHISYTEAVKLLEQSGESFQYPAQWGMDLQTEHERYLTEQTFKKPIVVTDYPKQIKAFYMRENDDGQTVRAMDVLVPRIGEIIGGSQREERYDVLLRRIREMKLNEENYWWYLELRKFGAAPHSGFGLGFERMLMFVTGMKNIRDVIPFPRTPGNAAF
- a CDS encoding dienelactone hydrolase family protein; translation: MCYDDNARPPLPPGEAGPAHGEEIVLTAADGNRFAAYVGHPAKPSHAQIIIYPDVRGLHQFYKELALRFAEVGITAIAIDYFGRTAGLTSRDDSFEFMPHVQQMKIESFTQDVKAAQDVLRQHNQAGKATFTVGFCMGGTLSFTTGMDKALGFAGVIGFYAGMSRDFGGKGTILDRAGEVTYPALGLFGGADQGIPVSNVEEFDKRLDATGFEHTIIIYPNAPHSFFDRRSADYASESADAWQQILTFIGAHTPQ
- a CDS encoding PPOX class F420-dependent oxidoreductase, with the protein product MSKFLEAELEYLKTQRLGRLATVNARGAPQIAPVGFRYNEELDTIDIGGLNISETQKFRNVARNGLAAFVVDDVLPPWQPRGIEIRGHAEALTEGGQAILPHFSPELIRLTPRRIISWDATTKRRSARDIA